TGAACAAAGAAAATTTACAAATAGACCAAGACACTTTAAATAGTTTTTTGGACAATGTAGTTGTCAAGAAAACAGTAACAGAGCTCATAAATGGACAGCCTAACTTTTGGTCAATTTTAGTTTTTTATGAGGAGCAAAAAACAAACAGACAAGACAGAAACTCTGAAAAAAATGCTGTAATTTCGGAAACAGAACTTACAGAAGAAGAGAAAAATATTTATGATGTTTTGAGAGAATGGCGACAAGACAAAGCGAGTGAATTAAATGTTCCTAGTTATGTAGTTGCTCATAACACAGAGCTTATGACCATAACTAAAATAAAACCTCAATCAGTAGATGAACTTTCAAAAGTAAAGGGCTTTGTTAGTGGTGGACAAAA
This portion of the Empedobacter stercoris genome encodes:
- a CDS encoding HRDC domain-containing protein encodes the protein MKIKHFYIRLNKENLQIDQDTLNSFLDNVVVKKTVTELINGQPNFWSILVFYEEQKTNRQDRNSEKNAVISETELTEEEKNIYDVLREWRQDKASELNVPSYVVAHNTELMTITKIKPQSVDELSKVKGFVSGGQKITKYGDDIIAVLNSI